A window from Candidatus Krumholzibacteriota bacterium encodes these proteins:
- a CDS encoding adenine phosphoribosyltransferase, which translates to MRLPPRAPATRRTDDVNEKVKSAMRSIPDFPKPGILFRDISTILLDPEAFRETNDVFAARYDGRRIDAIAAIEARGFVFGAVLADRLRTGLVLLRKPGKLPATTVSRSYALEYGEATIEMHADAVSAGDRILLVDDLLATGGSAAAAVELIEGQGGRIVEIAFVVELAELGGRARLGDRPVFSILSD; encoded by the coding sequence ATGCGGCTGCCGCCGAGGGCCCCGGCAACAAGGAGAACAGACGACGTGAATGAAAAGGTGAAATCGGCCATGCGATCGATCCCCGACTTCCCGAAACCGGGGATACTCTTCAGGGATATCAGCACGATCCTGCTCGATCCGGAGGCGTTCCGCGAGACGAACGACGTGTTCGCCGCCCGCTACGACGGCCGCCGGATCGACGCGATCGCGGCGATCGAGGCCCGGGGCTTCGTCTTCGGGGCCGTTCTCGCCGACCGTCTCCGGACGGGCCTCGTTCTGCTCCGCAAGCCGGGAAAGTTACCGGCGACGACGGTGTCCAGGAGCTACGCCCTCGAGTACGGCGAAGCGACGATCGAGATGCATGCCGATGCCGTGTCCGCAGGCGATCGCATCCTCCTCGTCGACGACCTCCTGGCGACCGGCGGCAGCGCGGCTGCCGCCGTCGAGCTGATAGAGGGGCAGGGGGGACGGATCGTCGAGATCGCCTTCGTCGTGGAACTGGCCGAGCTCGGCGGACGCGCCCGCCTCGGGGATCGTCCCGTCTTCTCGATCCTCTCCGACTAG